A genomic stretch from Setaria viridis chromosome 1, Setaria_viridis_v4.0, whole genome shotgun sequence includes:
- the LOC117847143 gene encoding uncharacterized protein produces the protein MTREMHAILAGIPQSLRPAVLIASTCALLLLATALLLPRAPPTPPLTTFPADAAAVRLDARVTRRSGNEVLWQLPPPSTPLRAALFAAPGCTIRATDFFDASPGCPRCAGLPEERRFTRAALGRGYAVLAVSSRAECWSLDEGKGSELAAVESIIRWWTTEEFPQLAGLPLVGIGASSGGYFLSALAARVKFSSVAVMIIEGVYGTMGDIPAGYPPALFVHMPKDAERAGLVADNMGKLKAKRVDVREIRCGDFAVSAEFLAERVPGLTRAVADALVDVLRRKGFVDEKGFLKKDGRSTPWKKAAEEAKVLPEGFHLERHVTEELNVAYAYHEFTSLKNTEIFEWFESHMNH, from the coding sequence ATGACACGGGAAATGCACGCCATCCTCGCCGGGATCCCGCAGTCGCTGCGCCCCGCGGTGCTGATCGCCTCGACGTgcgcgctgctgctcctcgccaccgcgctgctcctcccccgcGCCCCTCCCACCCCGCCGCTGACCACCTTccccgcggacgccgccgcagTCCGCCTCGACGCGCGCGTCACCCGGCGGAGCGGCAACGAGGTGCTGtggcagctgccgccgccgtcgaccccgCTGCGGGCCGCGCTGTTCGCGGCGCCAGGGTGCACCATCCGCGCCACCGACTTCTTCGACGCCTCCCCGGGCTGCCCGCGCTGCGCGGGGCTCCCCGAGGAGCGCCGCTTCACCCGCGCCGCGCTCGGCCGCGGGTACGCGGTCCTCGCGGTCTCCAGCCGCGCCGAGTGCTGGTCCCTCGACGAGGGGAAGGGCAGCGAGCTCGCCGCGGTCGAGTCCATCATCAGGTGGTGGACCACGGAGGAGTTCCCCCAGCTCGCGGGCCTCCCGCTCGTCGGCATCGGCGCGTCCTCCGGCGGGTACTTCCTCTCCGCGCTCGCCGCGAGGGTTAAGTTCAGCAGCGTTGCCGTCATGATCATCGAGGGCGTGTACGGGACCATGGGCGACATCCCGGCTGGGTACCCGCCGGCGCTGTTCGTGCACATGCCCAAGGACGCCGAAAGGGCGGGTCTGGTGGCGGACAATATGGGCAAGCTCAAGGCGAAGCGCGTCGACGTGCGGGAGATCCGGTGCGGCGACTTCGCCGTGAGCGCGGAGTTCCTGGCGGAGAGGGTGCCGGGGCTCACCCGCGCCGTCGcagacgcgctggtggacgtgCTGCGCCGGAAGGGGTTCGTGGATGAGAAGGGGTTTCTGAAGAAGGACGGGAGGAGCACGCCGTGGAagaaggcggcggaggaggccaaGGTCTTGCCGGAGGGGTTCCATCTGGAGAGGCATGTCACCGAGGAACTGAATGTTGCCTATGCGTACCATGAGTTCACCAGCCTCAAGAATACTGAGATCTTCGAATGGTTCGAGTCCCATATGAATCATTAG
- the LOC117847151 gene encoding protodermal factor 1 — protein sequence MASKVLLVSAVLVGLVTLSSCRSLGELSEQKTYSSAPSYGSSPTPTYGTGGGYKPTPTPDYSTTPTPSYGSTPSTPSTPSYGIPEIPKHGFTGSCDYWKSHPDMIVAVVGSLGNIGKTFGTACSLIVGKKLENLHDALSNTRTDGVSALIREGAAAYLNSIVNKKFPFTTQQVKDCIIVAVTSDGAASAQAGIFKKANEYHY from the exons ATGGCCAGCAAGGTTCTTCTTGTCAGTGCTGTCCTGGTGGGGCTCGTCACCCTGAGTTCTTGCAGGAGCTTGGGAGAATTGTCTGAGCAGAAGACCTACTCTTCTGCTCCCAGCT ATGGTAGCTCCCCAACTCCAACGTACGGGACAGGAGGCGGGTACAAGCCAACGCCGACGCCGGATTACAGCACAACGCCGACACCATCTTACGGCTCTACACCAAGCACCCCAAGTACACCTTCCTACGGGATCCCAGAAATCCCCAAGCACGGATTCACTGGATCCTGCGA CTACTGGAAGAGCCACCCAGACATGATCGTTGCAGTTGTTGGATCCCTTGGCAACATTGGCAAGACTTTTGGTACTGCCTGCAGTTTAATTGTCGGCAAGAAGCTTGAGAATCTGCATGATGCACTCTCAAACACCAGAACTGATGGTGTCAGCGCCCTGATACGTGAGGGAGCAGCTGCATACCTCAACTCCATCGTGAACAAGAAGTTTCCTTTTACCACCCAGCAGGTGAAGGATTGCATCATTGTGGCCGTGACCTCTGATGGTGCTGCTTCTGCCCAGGCTGGGATCTTCAAGAAGGCAAATGAATACCACTACTAG
- the LOC117847115 gene encoding uncharacterized protein isoform X2: protein MDPEDSSEFEEEEEEDDDDDLMLFILPALYLATTETETGTPRQPSKLSDATGIKTTGQAPVFGDAKWICKVLEDDRGQGYVTAMTGEFVKPPSTQTHWKISSDPCYGPYFENCIGAIDGIHVPMTLSDSEAAPYRNRQESVSQNVMLACDFDLNFVHVSCGREGSASDAAVLYSAIESGFEVPIGKYYLVDGGYANTPSFLAPYIEVPYHTKEQEQNNVQPRNYRELFNLRHAQLRGHIKRAVGLLKMRFPILNVATSYRKDTQLKIPAAAVVLHNIIQRQGGDEELLSDQTIPFASRKPVTLPSGDDTYGYDVAAFNNECNMGNALRDGIAQRMWADYERSMYMPDFTIEEVGLKECQGE, encoded by the exons ATGGATCCTGAGGACTCCAGTGAgtttgaggaagaagaagaagaagatgatgatgatgatctgatGCTTTTCATCTTGCCAGCTTTATATCTAGCAACTACTGAAACTGAAACTGGAACTCCACGCCAACCATCAAAGCTTAGTGATGCTACTGGAATTAAAACTACAGGTCAAGCACCAGTGTTTGGTGATGCAAAATGGATTTGCAAAGTGCTTGAAGATGACCGAGGCCAAGGCTATG TCACAGCAATGACTGGTGAATTCGTCAAGCCACCTTCAACTCAAACCCACTGGAAAATATCATCTGATCCATGTTATGGCCCTTACTTTGAG AATTGTATTGGAGCAATTGATGGAATTCATGTCCCTATGACACTATCAGATAGTGAAGCAGCTCCATATCGAAATAGACAAGAATCCGTCTCTCAGAACGTGATGCTTGCTTGTGATTTTGATTTGAATTTCGTCCATGTTTCTTGTGGCCGAGAGGGGTCTGCATCTGATGCAGCAGTCTTATATTCTGCTATAGAATCTGGATTTGAAGTCCCAATAGGCAAGTACTATCTGGTTGATGGGGGTTATGCAAACACTCCATCTTTTCTTGCTCCTTATATAGAAGTTCCTTACCACACTAAAGAGCAAGAGCAGAACAATGTCCAACCACGAAACTACAGGGAGCTTTTCAATCTTCGCCATGCACAGCTGCGTGGGCACATAAAGCGTGCTGTAGGCCTGCTGAAGATGCGATTTCCGATTCTAAATGTTGCTACATCTTACCGAAAGGATACTCAACTGAAAATTCCAGCAGCGGCAGTAGTTCTGCATAACATAATTCAGAGACAAGGAGGTGATGAAGAATTGTTGAGTGACCAAACAATCCCATTTGCGTCCCGTAAACCTGTGACTCTTCCTAGTGGTGATGATACGTATGGCTACGATGTTGCAGCTTTCAACAATGAATGCAACATGGGCAATGCATTGAGGGATGGTATTGCACAGAGGATGTGGGCAGATTATGAAAGAAGCATGTACATGCCTGATTTCACAATAGAAGAGGTTGGCCTAAAAGAATGTCAAGGCGAGTAA
- the LOC117847115 gene encoding uncharacterized protein isoform X1: MDPEDSSEFEEEEEEDDDDDLMLFILPALYLATTETETGTPRQPSKLSDATGIKTTGQAPVFGDAKWICKVLEDDRGQGYGKLRVEPHILLELSRYLRSNNLLRNTKGLSVEGKIGIFIYMLSRNASFQILSNRFKHSTETIHRHIKACFDAVTAMTGEFVKPPSTQTHWKISSDPCYGPYFENCIGAIDGIHVPMTLSDSEAAPYRNRQESVSQNVMLACDFDLNFVHVSCGREGSASDAAVLYSAIESGFEVPIGKYYLVDGGYANTPSFLAPYIEVPYHTKEQEQNNVQPRNYRELFNLRHAQLRGHIKRAVGLLKMRFPILNVATSYRKDTQLKIPAAAVVLHNIIQRQGGDEELLSDQTIPFASRKPVTLPSGDDTYGYDVAAFNNECNMGNALRDGIAQRMWADYERSMYMPDFTIEEVGLKECQGE, translated from the exons ATGGATCCTGAGGACTCCAGTGAgtttgaggaagaagaagaagaagatgatgatgatgatctgatGCTTTTCATCTTGCCAGCTTTATATCTAGCAACTACTGAAACTGAAACTGGAACTCCACGCCAACCATCAAAGCTTAGTGATGCTACTGGAATTAAAACTACAGGTCAAGCACCAGTGTTTGGTGATGCAAAATGGATTTGCAAAGTGCTTGAAGATGACCGAGGCCAAGGCTATGGTAAACTTCGAGTTGAGCCTCATATTCTCCTAGAACTTTCACGCTATCTTAGGTCAAACAATCTTTTGAGAAATACGAAAGGTCTTTCTGTAGAAGGGAAAATTGGCATATTTATTTACATGTTATCTCGAAATGCTAGCTTTCAAATACTAAGTAACAGATTCAAGCACAGTACGGAAACTATCCACAGACATATCAAGGCATGCTTTGATGCAGTCACAGCAATGACTGGTGAATTCGTCAAGCCACCTTCAACTCAAACCCACTGGAAAATATCATCTGATCCATGTTATGGCCCTTACTTTGAG AATTGTATTGGAGCAATTGATGGAATTCATGTCCCTATGACACTATCAGATAGTGAAGCAGCTCCATATCGAAATAGACAAGAATCCGTCTCTCAGAACGTGATGCTTGCTTGTGATTTTGATTTGAATTTCGTCCATGTTTCTTGTGGCCGAGAGGGGTCTGCATCTGATGCAGCAGTCTTATATTCTGCTATAGAATCTGGATTTGAAGTCCCAATAGGCAAGTACTATCTGGTTGATGGGGGTTATGCAAACACTCCATCTTTTCTTGCTCCTTATATAGAAGTTCCTTACCACACTAAAGAGCAAGAGCAGAACAATGTCCAACCACGAAACTACAGGGAGCTTTTCAATCTTCGCCATGCACAGCTGCGTGGGCACATAAAGCGTGCTGTAGGCCTGCTGAAGATGCGATTTCCGATTCTAAATGTTGCTACATCTTACCGAAAGGATACTCAACTGAAAATTCCAGCAGCGGCAGTAGTTCTGCATAACATAATTCAGAGACAAGGAGGTGATGAAGAATTGTTGAGTGACCAAACAATCCCATTTGCGTCCCGTAAACCTGTGACTCTTCCTAGTGGTGATGATACGTATGGCTACGATGTTGCAGCTTTCAACAATGAATGCAACATGGGCAATGCATTGAGGGATGGTATTGCACAGAGGATGTGGGCAGATTATGAAAGAAGCATGTACATGCCTGATTTCACAATAGAAGAGGTTGGCCTAAAAGAATGTCAAGGCGAGTAA
- the LOC117847401 gene encoding uncharacterized protein, which yields MADDGAARVTSTTLLLAVLVATTWCVVAGNAPAGGGSAQAGGGASDNDRGMVASRFVLATAARRERVGRLTCRATGHPTGACSGGGFKCCGGACTDVLASASNCGACGRRCPFGRLCCGGRCAAVAYDAANCGACGRACAAGTPCTYGMCGYA from the coding sequence ATggcggacgacggcgccgcccgGGTGACCTCAACCACCTTGCTCCTCGCCGTCCTAGTGGCGACGACCTGGTGCGTGGTCGCCGGAAACgcaccggcgggcggcggctctgctcaggccggcggcggcgcgagcgacAACGACCGCGGGATGGTCGCGAGCCGGTTCGTTCTCGCCACGGCGGCTAGGAGGGAGCGGGTAGGCCGCCTGACGTGCCGTGCAACCGGGCACCCGACGGGggcgtgctccggcggcggcttcaagtgctgcggcggcgcgtgcaCCGACGTGCTCGCCAGCGCGAGCAACTGCGGTGCGTGCGGGAGGCGGTGCCCGTTCGGCCGGCTGTGCTGCGGCGGGCGGTGCGCCGCGGTGGCGTACGACGCGGCGAACTGCGGCGCGTGCGGCCGGGCCTGCGCCGCCGGGACGCCGTGCACGTACGGCATGTGCGGCTACGCTTAA